The Actinobacillus equuli genome includes a window with the following:
- a CDS encoding transferrin-binding protein-like solute binding protein, protein MKTLTKISLAALSMAIAACSSGGGGSKNSAPKPKVEQKQELKQGQKQQAPKSDAIQPKQPQLESLPDAIQPKQPQLESLPDVIQPKGPEPKTNMEEPKEPEPKANMEEPKEPEPKANMEEPKEPEPKTNMEEPKEPEPKTNMEEPKEPEPKANIEEPKQPELKSNNTQTVEGKGYTFTFTGRARALDFNPQSLKSENITQLVVDGQKFDVSVSSPNKSEYVILKEDGTFLSNDNIFSSIKYGIHQLTDNQWTYFVQGTPTKHSEIPQQGTFNYEGSYISYGAPVGVATFKADFGEKRLTGELKGFYPGGSSYGLGAIIEGNHFHSRRGTVNVDGHFYGKDADELAGFVEDEAENHLSIFGGKKVDSSTK, encoded by the coding sequence ATGAAAACTTTAACAAAAATAAGTCTTGCTGCTTTAAGTATGGCGATTGCTGCATGTTCAAGTGGTGGCGGTGGTAGTAAAAATTCAGCACCAAAACCAAAGGTTGAACAGAAGCAAGAACTTAAACAAGGACAAAAACAGCAAGCTCCAAAATCTGATGCGATTCAGCCTAAACAACCGCAATTAGAGTCACTACCTGATGCGATTCAGCCTAAACAACCGCAATTAGAGTCACTACCTGATGTGATTCAGCCTAAGGGACCAGAACCAAAAACTAATATGGAAGAGCCTAAGGAACCGGAACCAAAAGCTAATATGGAAGAACCTAAGGAACCGGAACCAAAAGCTAATATGGAAGAACCTAAGGAACCGGAACCAAAAACTAATATGGAAGAGCCTAAGGAACCGGAACCAAAAACTAATATGGAAGAGCCTAAGGAACCGGAACCAAAAGCTAATATAGAAGAGCCTAAGCAACCAGAATTAAAATCTAATAATACTCAGACAGTTGAAGGAAAAGGGTATACATTTACATTTACAGGACGTGCTAGAGCTCTTGATTTTAACCCTCAATCACTCAAAAGTGAAAATATTACGCAACTTGTTGTTGATGGTCAAAAATTCGATGTAAGCGTAAGTAGTCCAAATAAATCTGAGTATGTAATCCTTAAGGAGGATGGCACATTTCTAAGTAATGATAATATATTTTCTAGTATCAAATATGGGATCCATCAACTCACTGATAATCAGTGGACTTACTTTGTTCAAGGTACCCCAACTAAGCACTCTGAAATTCCTCAACAAGGAACTTTTAACTACGAAGGTAGTTATATTTCCTATGGTGCACCTGTAGGTGTTGCAACATTTAAAGCGGACTTCGGTGAAAAACGTTTAACAGGGGAATTAAAAGGATTCTACCCGGGGGGTAGTAGTTATGGTCTTGGTGCAATAATTGAAGGGAATCATTTCCATAGTAGAAGGGGAACGGTTAATGTTGATGGACACTTCTACGGTAAAGATGCTGATGAATTAGCAGGTTTCGTTGAAGACGAAGCAGAAAATCATCTTAGTATTTTCGGTGGGAAAAAAGTGGATTCTTCTACTAAATAA
- a CDS encoding surface lipoprotein assembly modifier, producing MNQKFFSSLFFLTLSGQIYAEISEQQQIQERLNDHRFQTETQQIPTQKTIPVKAKAELTSSAKSISISKEELSHHPSLVVRAMIPAVMQNNAENVALLYPIYQKLPTEFQDPILEKWIKAILVKQHDHSAAIALYREVLAQNSEITMARLQLAIALFENNENDAAEDQFQKVRSENIPEELKQGIDQYLSAIAKQDRWVFSGGVTYLNDPNINNAPKNGTTYGKWTAPKSESAQGFGFNFNVGKKWSWGNGIYNEFRLDTNGKYYWNNHKYNEFSGRGSFGLGYQNARTNLALLPFMEQTLYAGGSSSSDSLKRFSKTSGTTLEFSHWVSPKWQFNSTYEYAEVRYMDRKHLNGNYHFISTGLTYLANAKQYWFTNLSYNRTATRDKDDSYMRRGVSLGWGQEWSFGLSTRLSLSYAEKDYKGPMPIFNITQRNKEYGLNASIWHRAIHYWGITPRVTYSFNKVKSNHVFYSYDKHRAFIEFNKRF from the coding sequence ATGAATCAGAAATTTTTTAGTTCTTTATTTTTTCTCACATTGAGCGGTCAAATTTATGCTGAAATAAGCGAACAGCAACAAATCCAAGAAAGGTTGAATGATCACCGTTTTCAAACGGAAACGCAGCAAATTCCTACCCAAAAGACCATTCCTGTGAAGGCTAAGGCAGAATTAACGTCTTCTGCCAAAAGTATTTCTATTTCTAAAGAGGAACTCTCGCATCATCCAAGCTTAGTTGTGCGTGCAATGATTCCTGCTGTTATGCAAAATAATGCAGAAAATGTTGCGTTACTCTACCCGATTTATCAAAAGCTTCCGACTGAATTTCAAGACCCTATATTAGAGAAGTGGATAAAAGCAATTTTAGTAAAACAGCATGATCATTCTGCTGCTATCGCACTTTACCGAGAAGTTTTGGCACAAAATTCTGAAATTACAATGGCTCGTTTGCAACTTGCGATTGCGCTATTTGAGAATAATGAAAATGATGCGGCAGAAGATCAGTTTCAAAAAGTTCGCTCTGAAAATATTCCGGAGGAACTAAAGCAAGGTATTGATCAATATTTAAGTGCTATAGCTAAACAAGATCGTTGGGTGTTTTCAGGTGGAGTGACATATCTAAATGATCCAAATATCAATAATGCCCCCAAAAATGGCACGACTTATGGTAAGTGGACAGCACCAAAATCAGAGTCTGCGCAAGGCTTTGGTTTTAATTTTAACGTAGGGAAAAAATGGTCTTGGGGAAATGGTATTTACAATGAATTCCGTTTAGATACCAATGGAAAATATTATTGGAATAATCATAAATACAATGAGTTTTCAGGCAGAGGAAGTTTTGGTTTAGGTTATCAAAATGCGCGTACAAATTTAGCGCTGTTGCCATTTATGGAACAAACGCTATATGCAGGTGGTTCTTCAAGTAGCGATTCACTTAAACGTTTCTCGAAAACAAGCGGTACAACGCTCGAATTTAGTCACTGGGTCTCCCCGAAATGGCAATTTAATTCAACTTATGAATATGCTGAAGTTCGCTATATGGATAGAAAGCACCTTAATGGTAATTATCACTTTATTTCGACGGGTTTAACTTATTTGGCTAATGCAAAACAGTATTGGTTTACAAACTTGAGTTATAACCGTACGGCAACGCGAGATAAGGATGATAGCTATATGCGTCGTGGAGTTTCATTGGGCTGGGGGCAAGAATGGAGTTTTGGATTATCTACACGTTTGTCTCTCAGTTATGCAGAGAAAGATTATAAAGGACCAATGCCTATTTTTAATATTACACAACGTAATAAAGAATATGGACTTAATGCGAGTATCTGGCATAGGGCAATTCATTATTGGGGTATTACACCGCGTGTAACTTATAGCTTTAATAAAGTGAAAAGTAATCATGTTTTTTACAGCTATGATAAACATCGTGCTTTTATAGAATTTAATAAGCGTTTTTAA
- the lysS gene encoding lysine--tRNA ligase, producing the protein MSEVENQELDLNGEMLARREKLAKLREQGNPFPNTFRRDAYAEKLHAQYDEVEGEALKEQDIQVKVAGRIMLKRVMGKASFFTIQDVSGQIQLYVARDNLAEGVYADKVSMWDLGDIVGVSGTLFKTKTGELTVRCSEVELLTKSLRPLPNKVQGLTDQETRYRQRYLDLISNEESRRTFMIRSKVVSGIRQFFLEKDFIEVETPMLQVIPGGAAAKPFVTHHNALDVDMYLRIAPELYLKRLVVGGFERVFELNRNFRNEGVSVRHNPEFTMIEYYQAYADYHDLMDNTEELLRKLAIDILGTTTVPYGEYVFDFGKPFERITMHDAIVKYGNGITREDLDSFEKSVEIAKGLGIEIQKSWGLGSVVNAIFEEVAEHQLIQPTFLMAHPAEISPLARRNDENPEVTDRFELFIGGREIGNGFSELNDAEDQAERFDAQVAAKDAGDDEAMFKDEDFVVALEHGLPPTAGEGLGIDRLAMIFANAPSIRDVILFPAMRQK; encoded by the coding sequence ATGTCTGAAGTTGAAAACCAAGAATTAGATCTTAATGGTGAAATGTTAGCTCGCCGTGAGAAATTAGCAAAATTACGTGAACAAGGTAATCCGTTCCCGAATACTTTCCGTCGTGATGCTTACGCAGAAAAATTACACGCACAATACGATGAAGTAGAAGGCGAAGCGCTAAAAGAACAAGATATTCAAGTAAAAGTTGCCGGCCGTATTATGCTTAAACGTGTAATGGGTAAAGCGTCTTTCTTTACGATTCAAGATGTAAGCGGTCAAATCCAGCTTTATGTTGCACGTGATAACCTTGCTGAAGGTGTGTATGCGGATAAAGTAAGCATGTGGGATTTAGGTGATATCGTTGGTGTTTCCGGTACGCTTTTCAAAACGAAAACAGGCGAATTAACCGTTCGTTGTTCGGAAGTGGAATTATTAACTAAATCACTGCGTCCGTTACCAAACAAAGTACAAGGTTTAACCGACCAAGAAACACGTTATCGTCAACGTTATTTAGATTTAATTTCTAACGAAGAATCTCGCCGTACATTTATGATTCGTTCAAAAGTGGTTTCAGGCATTCGTCAATTCTTCTTAGAGAAAGACTTTATTGAAGTTGAAACACCAATGTTACAAGTGATTCCGGGCGGTGCGGCGGCAAAACCGTTCGTGACTCATCATAACGCATTGGATGTAGATATGTATTTACGTATTGCACCTGAGCTTTATTTGAAACGTTTAGTGGTTGGTGGTTTTGAGCGTGTATTTGAATTAAACCGTAACTTCCGTAATGAAGGTGTTTCAGTGCGCCACAATCCTGAATTCACGATGATCGAATACTACCAAGCGTATGCGGATTACCACGATTTAATGGATAACACCGAAGAATTATTACGTAAATTAGCAATTGATATTCTTGGTACAACAACTGTTCCTTACGGTGAGTACGTGTTCGATTTCGGTAAACCGTTTGAACGTATCACGATGCACGATGCAATCGTGAAATACGGTAACGGCATTACACGTGAAGATTTAGACAGCTTCGAAAAATCAGTAGAAATTGCCAAAGGTTTAGGCATTGAAATTCAAAAATCTTGGGGCTTAGGTTCTGTGGTTAATGCGATTTTTGAAGAAGTTGCGGAACATCAATTAATTCAACCGACTTTCTTAATGGCGCACCCAGCGGAAATTTCACCGCTTGCACGCCGTAATGATGAGAACCCTGAAGTAACTGATCGTTTCGAATTATTTATCGGTGGTCGCGAAATCGGTAACGGTTTCTCAGAACTAAACGATGCGGAAGACCAAGCAGAGCGTTTTGATGCACAAGTGGCAGCAAAAGATGCAGGCGATGATGAAGCAATGTTTAAAGATGAAGACTTTGTTGTTGCGTTAGAACACGGTTTACCACCTACAGCCGGCGAAGGTTTAGGTATCGACCGTTTAGCAATGATTTTTGCAAATGCACCGTCAATTCGTGATGTGATCTTATTCCCTGCAATGCGCCAGAAATAA
- the xseB gene encoding exodeoxyribonuclease VII small subunit, translating into MAKKPTQDFESTLKELEAIVSHLETGDLPLEEALNEFETAVKLVQQGQERLQKAEQRIQILLNKNEQAELSDYE; encoded by the coding sequence ATGGCTAAGAAACCCACCCAAGATTTTGAATCAACTCTCAAGGAATTAGAAGCAATTGTCAGCCACTTAGAAACGGGTGACTTGCCTTTAGAAGAAGCACTCAATGAATTTGAAACTGCGGTAAAACTTGTCCAACAAGGGCAAGAACGCTTACAAAAAGCGGAGCAACGCATTCAAATCTTACTCAATAAAAACGAACAAGCCGAACTTTCCGATTACGAATAA
- a CDS encoding LTA synthase family protein, whose product MRFILNLKGEFMEQRRSVLFPILFFVGINLLILSLSRLGLSLWQSERVSAVDGWLPLFLQGIRIDISALCWLFGVPALFTALFLNNNTFLGNVWRIILRIWLTAGSVFILFMEAATPNFIETFDLRPNRLFIEYLVHPKEVFTMLINGHLASVIISSLLAVISLVVYWKLSGWATNNLRFPNWKFRPLIGLLVAALVFVGGRSSLAHRGINPAMVAFSSDPLVNSLVLSSGYSVLYAVQQLKDEDKSSEQYGKMSTEEMFALVKQARGRADSDYISTEIPTLTYNQATYQGKPKNIVIVLEESLGAQFVGTLGGKPLTPNFDRLAKEGWLFENLYATGTRSVRGIEAVTTGFTPTPARAVVKLTKSQTNFFSIAELLRRQGYDTSFIYGGEKHFDNMASFFYGNGFTRIIDEKDYKNPKFKATWGMSDEDLFDKANETFTQLHKEGKPFFSLVFSSSNHDPFEFPDGKIELYEQPKQTRNNAAKYADFAIGHFFELAKKSAYWKDTVFLVIADHDSRAFGEYLVPIQHFHIPALFIGEGIEAKRDNRLVSQIDMPATLLSLAGVSGEYPMLGYDLTKDVNPNRAFMQYNATQAMMKGDGSVVVMRPNTPIQGFVYNKADHSLKAQEQPEAMKKEALAHALLGSYLYKNQLYKLPKQEKE is encoded by the coding sequence ATGCGCTTTATTTTAAATTTAAAAGGAGAATTTATGGAACAACGCCGTTCTGTGTTGTTCCCAATACTGTTTTTTGTTGGGATCAATCTACTCATACTGTCTTTATCTCGCCTAGGACTTAGCCTATGGCAATCTGAACGAGTTTCCGCCGTTGATGGCTGGTTACCGCTTTTCTTACAGGGCATTCGCATTGATATTTCTGCACTTTGTTGGCTATTCGGCGTTCCCGCATTATTTACCGCACTTTTCTTAAATAACAATACTTTTTTAGGCAACGTATGGCGTATCATTTTGCGTATCTGGCTCACAGCCGGTTCGGTCTTTATTCTCTTTATGGAAGCGGCGACGCCAAACTTTATTGAGACCTTCGATTTACGTCCGAACCGACTGTTTATTGAATATTTAGTACACCCGAAAGAAGTGTTTACTATGCTGATTAACGGGCATTTGGCTTCGGTAATTATTAGCTCATTATTGGCGGTGATTTCGTTAGTGGTATATTGGAAATTGTCTGGTTGGGCGACTAACAATCTTCGTTTCCCGAATTGGAAATTCCGCCCGTTAATCGGCTTATTAGTTGCCGCTTTAGTGTTTGTCGGCGGACGTTCTTCATTGGCGCACCGTGGCATTAACCCGGCAATGGTGGCGTTTTCTAGTGATCCGTTAGTAAATTCACTGGTATTGAGTTCCGGTTATTCGGTACTTTATGCAGTGCAGCAATTAAAAGATGAAGATAAATCTTCCGAACAGTACGGTAAAATGTCGACAGAAGAAATGTTTGCCTTAGTTAAACAAGCGCGAGGCAGAGCGGATTCTGACTATATTTCAACGGAAATCCCAACATTGACCTATAACCAAGCGACCTATCAAGGCAAGCCGAAAAATATCGTGATTGTTTTAGAAGAAAGTTTAGGCGCGCAGTTTGTTGGAACGCTTGGCGGCAAACCGCTTACCCCAAATTTTGACCGCTTGGCAAAAGAAGGTTGGTTATTTGAGAATTTATATGCCACCGGAACCCGTTCGGTACGAGGTATTGAAGCGGTTACTACCGGCTTTACTCCGACACCGGCACGTGCAGTGGTAAAATTAACCAAGAGCCAGACTAATTTCTTTAGCATTGCCGAGCTGTTACGCCGTCAAGGCTATGATACTAGCTTTATCTATGGCGGAGAAAAACATTTCGACAATATGGCGAGCTTTTTCTATGGCAACGGCTTTACCCGCATTATTGATGAAAAAGATTATAAAAATCCGAAATTTAAAGCGACTTGGGGTATGAGTGACGAAGATCTGTTTGATAAAGCGAATGAAACTTTCACTCAGTTACACAAAGAAGGTAAACCGTTTTTCAGCTTAGTGTTTAGCTCAAGTAATCATGATCCGTTTGAATTCCCGGACGGTAAAATCGAATTATATGAGCAGCCGAAACAAACCCGAAATAATGCAGCAAAATATGCCGATTTTGCGATTGGGCATTTCTTTGAGTTAGCCAAAAAATCAGCGTATTGGAAAGATACTGTCTTTTTAGTGATTGCGGATCACGACTCTAGAGCATTTGGCGAGTATTTAGTACCGATTCAGCATTTCCACATTCCAGCATTGTTTATCGGTGAGGGCATTGAAGCAAAACGTGATAACCGTTTAGTCAGCCAAATTGATATGCCGGCGACTTTACTTTCACTTGCCGGTGTGAGTGGAGAATATCCTATGTTGGGTTATGATTTAACTAAAGATGTAAATCCGAATCGTGCCTTTATGCAATACAATGCAACACAAGCGATGATGAAAGGTGATGGCTCGGTAGTAGTGATGCGTCCAAATACGCCGATTCAAGGTTTTGTTTACAATAAAGCGGATCACAGCTTAAAAGCGCAAGAACAGCCGGAAGCTATGAAGAAAGAAGCGTTAGCACATGCGCTGCTCGGTAGCTATTTATATAAAAACCAGCTATACAAATTACCGAAACAGGAAAAAGAGTAG
- the ispA gene encoding (2E,6E)-farnesyl diphosphate synthase, protein MSYSLSTDLTAIQQRINDFLAAKLQTHQAYDSPLIDAMSYAVLLGGKRVRPFLIYATGRMLGVSLEQLDHSAAAMEAIHAYSLVHDDLPAMDDDKLRRGKPTCHIAFDEATAILAGDALQSFAFELIAQDESLTDSQKVSQIQALAQAAGARGMCLGQSLDLLAEDKAVNLAELELIHRNKTGALIIASVLMGFNLSTHSQNLAIKQPLERYAQAIGLAFQVQDDILDVIGETDKIGKTVGSDENLHKSTYPKLLGLEGAQKKAQDLYQTALNALEELPFDTTALKELAHFIVKREN, encoded by the coding sequence ATGAGCTACTCTCTCTCAACTGATCTTACCGCTATTCAACAACGTATCAATGACTTCTTAGCAGCAAAGCTACAAACTCATCAGGCTTATGATTCACCATTGATTGATGCAATGTCTTACGCCGTCTTACTCGGTGGAAAACGGGTTCGTCCATTCCTGATTTATGCCACCGGCAGAATGCTCGGTGTGTCGCTTGAACAGCTTGATCACAGTGCAGCGGCAATGGAAGCAATCCACGCTTATTCATTAGTACATGATGATCTGCCGGCGATGGATGACGACAAACTTCGCCGAGGTAAACCGACTTGTCATATCGCCTTTGATGAAGCGACCGCCATTCTTGCCGGCGATGCGTTACAAAGTTTTGCCTTTGAACTGATTGCACAAGACGAATCATTAACTGATTCGCAAAAAGTCTCGCAAATTCAAGCGCTTGCTCAAGCAGCTGGTGCAAGAGGAATGTGTTTAGGGCAAAGCCTCGATTTGCTCGCCGAAGATAAAGCGGTTAATTTAGCCGAATTGGAATTAATTCACCGTAATAAAACCGGCGCACTCATTATCGCTTCGGTGTTAATGGGCTTTAATTTATCTACGCATTCGCAAAATTTAGCAATAAAACAACCGCTTGAACGCTATGCACAAGCGATCGGATTGGCGTTCCAAGTACAAGACGATATTTTAGATGTGATTGGCGAAACCGATAAAATCGGTAAAACCGTAGGTTCGGATGAAAACTTGCATAAAAGTACTTATCCAAAACTGCTTGGTTTAGAAGGCGCACAAAAGAAAGCGCAGGACTTATATCAAACTGCATTAAATGCGCTTGAGGAATTACCGTTTGATACCACAGCGCTTAAAGAATTAGCGCATTTCATTGTCAAACGTGAAAACTAA
- a CDS encoding DMT family protein — MSWLIVVLLLTLSNTLMTFAWYWHIKPSAIPLPLWQIVLISWGIAFFEYCLAVPANNLGAQWQIKPFQLKILQEVIALVVFSVFAVVYLNEGFKLNYLLSFICILGAVYFAFQK; from the coding sequence ATGAGTTGGTTGATCGTAGTTTTACTTTTAACGCTTTCTAATACATTAATGACATTTGCTTGGTATTGGCATATCAAACCATCTGCTATACCGTTACCCTTATGGCAAATTGTGCTGATTAGCTGGGGAATCGCTTTTTTCGAATATTGCCTTGCCGTGCCGGCAAATAATTTAGGCGCACAATGGCAAATCAAACCGTTTCAGCTAAAGATTCTGCAAGAAGTGATTGCTCTTGTTGTATTCTCTGTTTTTGCGGTGGTTTATTTGAATGAAGGGTTTAAATTAAATTATCTACTGAGTTTTATTTGCATTTTAGGGGCGGTTTATTTCGCTTTTCAAAAGTAA
- a CDS encoding MOSC domain-containing protein: MKVTQLNLYPIKSTAAYRVEQAFVEAKGLNFDREFMITETDGKFITARKDAELYNLSVFPIATGIVICHTSGQKCVVLYQDFQQVQTSEVWGTHFDSLVAKTEVNQWLSEIFGRAVQLRWIGGKSQREVANFAQHPLSFADSNPVSLMSEKSLEQVKEWSPVEISMERFRPNIVVDGNQAFEEEQWEQVQIGEVIFTKSALCTRCVMITRDLTTLELDPNVEPFRTLKQMHANEKGKPVFGIHLVPQNSGVIRLGDQVLIKS, encoded by the coding sequence ATGAAAGTGACACAACTCAATCTTTACCCGATTAAATCAACGGCAGCTTATCGTGTCGAACAAGCCTTTGTGGAAGCCAAAGGATTAAACTTTGATCGAGAATTTATGATTACCGAAACCGACGGTAAATTTATTACCGCCCGTAAAGATGCGGAGTTATACAACTTGTCTGTGTTTCCGATTGCGACGGGGATCGTCATTTGCCATACAAGCGGTCAAAAATGCGTGGTGCTTTACCAAGATTTTCAGCAAGTTCAAACTAGTGAAGTTTGGGGAACTCATTTTGACTCTTTAGTGGCAAAAACAGAAGTAAATCAATGGTTAAGTGAAATTTTTGGGCGAGCGGTACAGCTACGTTGGATAGGAGGCAAGAGCCAACGTGAAGTGGCGAACTTTGCACAACATCCGTTAAGTTTTGCCGATAGCAATCCGGTTTCACTGATGTCGGAAAAATCACTTGAACAAGTCAAGGAATGGTCACCTGTTGAGATTTCAATGGAACGCTTTCGTCCGAATATTGTAGTGGACGGAAATCAGGCGTTTGAAGAGGAACAGTGGGAACAAGTACAAATCGGTGAGGTCATATTCACGAAATCTGCATTATGCACACGTTGTGTCATGATTACCCGTGATTTAACCACACTTGAACTCGACCCAAATGTTGAGCCTTTTAGAACACTTAAGCAAATGCATGCCAATGAAAAGGGTAAGCCGGTTTTTGGTATTCATTTAGTGCCTCAAAATAGCGGTGTAATTCGCTTAGGTGATCAAGTCTTAATAAAATCTTAA
- the rng gene encoding ribonuclease G — protein MSGAELLVNVTPSETRVALVENGLLKELHIEREAKRGIVGNIYKGRVTRVLPGMQSAFVDIGLEKAAFLHASDIVSHTECVDENEKKQFVVKDIAELVREGQDIIVQVVKDPISTKGARLTTDITLPSRYLVFMPENSHVGVSQRIESEEERNRLKALVEPYCDELGGFIVRTAAEEVSEESLQQDTIFLKRLWRKILERKAKYPVKSMLYGELALAQRVLRDFVGTHISSIRIDSKMTYEQVKEFLAEFMPELTENVSLYSGSQTLFDAYGVEEAIQKALDKRVDLKSGGYLIIEQTEAMTTIDINTGAFVGHRNLAHTIFNTNIEATQAIAHQLQLRNLGGIIIIDFIDMQEEEHRERVLQSLQEALKGDRVKTNVNGFTQLGLVEMTRKRTRESLERVLCCDCPACKGRGTIKTVETVCYEILREIVRVHHLFKTEKVRVYASKEVAEYLINEETHASIAELEAFIGKKVEIKLEPYYHQDQFDVVVM, from the coding sequence ATGAGCGGTGCAGAATTATTAGTAAACGTGACGCCGAGTGAGACTCGGGTAGCGTTAGTTGAGAATGGATTGTTAAAAGAGCTTCATATTGAGCGTGAGGCGAAGCGTGGGATTGTCGGTAATATTTATAAAGGGCGTGTGACACGAGTGTTACCAGGAATGCAGTCGGCATTTGTTGATATCGGTTTGGAAAAAGCGGCATTTTTGCACGCTTCCGATATTGTTTCGCACACGGAATGTGTGGATGAAAACGAGAAGAAACAGTTTGTCGTAAAAGATATTGCAGAGCTGGTACGTGAAGGACAAGACATTATCGTACAAGTGGTGAAAGACCCGATTAGTACTAAAGGTGCGCGTTTAACCACTGATATTACTTTGCCTTCTCGCTATTTGGTATTTATGCCGGAAAATAGCCACGTGGGTGTTTCGCAACGTATCGAAAGTGAGGAAGAACGTAATCGTTTAAAAGCGTTGGTTGAGCCTTATTGTGATGAGCTCGGCGGCTTTATTGTGCGTACGGCGGCAGAAGAGGTTTCGGAAGAAAGTTTGCAACAAGATACGATTTTCTTGAAACGTTTATGGCGTAAAATTTTAGAACGCAAGGCAAAATATCCTGTTAAATCAATGCTATATGGTGAGCTGGCTTTAGCACAACGTGTTTTACGTGACTTTGTTGGTACGCATATCAGTTCGATTCGCATTGACTCGAAAATGACCTATGAACAAGTTAAAGAGTTTTTAGCGGAGTTTATGCCGGAACTGACCGAAAACGTGAGTTTATATAGCGGTAGCCAAACGTTATTTGATGCCTACGGTGTAGAAGAGGCGATTCAAAAAGCGTTGGATAAACGGGTCGATTTAAAATCGGGCGGTTATTTAATTATTGAGCAAACCGAAGCGATGACCACGATTGATATTAATACTGGTGCGTTTGTCGGTCATCGTAATTTAGCGCATACGATTTTTAATACCAATATCGAGGCAACACAAGCAATTGCGCATCAGTTACAACTGCGTAATTTAGGCGGCATTATCATTATTGATTTTATTGATATGCAAGAAGAAGAGCATCGTGAGCGTGTGTTGCAGTCATTACAAGAAGCGTTGAAAGGCGACCGAGTGAAGACCAATGTGAACGGCTTTACCCAGCTTGGCTTAGTGGAAATGACCCGTAAACGTACCCGTGAAAGTTTAGAACGTGTATTGTGCTGCGACTGTCCGGCGTGTAAAGGGCGAGGCACGATTAAAACGGTTGAAACGGTTTGTTATGAAATTCTGCGTGAGATTGTGCGTGTTCATCACTTGTTTAAAACCGAAAAAGTACGAGTCTATGCTTCAAAAGAAGTGGCGGAATATTTAATTAATGAAGAAACGCACGCTTCGATTGCTGAGTTAGAAGCCTTTATCGGCAAGAAAGTCGAAATCAAATTAGAACCTTACTATCATCAAGATCAATTTGATGTTGTTGTCATGTAA